The DNA sequence GCAACAGGTGACTTGGATATTATTGGTAATATCACCATAATTGGGGAAGATCCAGAAAATACCATTATTGATGCCGAGCCTTTAACTCAACCCTTACCCCCTGATGATAGTACAAATCCTTTTCCTGATGATCCTCCAGTTATTACCCCAACTATAGGCGATCGCGTCTTTGACGTTTTATCAGGAGCGCGATCGGGAAAAACATTACAAGATGGAAGTCCTGCTAATGGTAGTTTAAATCTTCAAAATGTCACTATTAAAAATGGAGTGATTAGTCCTGATAATATAGATGCACTGTTTGCAGAAGGTACAACAAATGGTGGAGCGTTGAATATTGATTTGAATGCTCAAGCCACTATCACTAACAGTGTTATATCCAGTAGCACTACGATTATCAATCCAGGTGCTGGAGGACAAGGTGGCGGAATAAATAACTCTGGCACTTTAACCTTAGATAAATCAATTGTTCGTGATAACAACTCAGGGGACAATGCAGGAGGTATCTACAACACTGGCATTATGACCATTCGAGATAGTGCCATTATCAATAACTTAGCAGATGCAGCCGCACCCGACATAATCGAAGGTGGTGGTGGGGGTATTCTCAACGAAGCAGGAGCAACCCTTATCATGGTTAATACCACCGTTTCAGGTAATATTAGTGCTTCTACGGATCCAAATGATCCCCCTAGTGGTCCGCCTAGTGGTCCGGGAGATGGTGGTGGAGGTATTTTGTCCAGAGGAACTACCCGTATTATCAACTCAACCATCGTCAATAATGCCGCCCAGGTGGGTTCAGGTATCTATTCAGAAACAACTACTGCCAACACAATTTTATATAACACCATCGTAGGTAATAATAATGGCAGTCCAGACTTAGACGGGTTTTTTGACTTCCGTAGCGGATTCAATTTAGTTACTAACGCCAATGGCTCAATTCTTGATGCTAAAAACGGCAATATTGTTGGTGGTGATACAACTCAACGTCTCGATCTAAAAATAGGTCCTTTACAAGATAATGGTGGTCCTACTCCCACTCATGCACTATTACCCGATAGTCTAGCTATTAATGCAGGAGACACCGAACAGGTTAATATTCTATTCTATTTCCCCGATGATCCACCATTAGATCAAAGAGGCTCAGAAAGAATTAGCGGTGGCAGAATCGATATTGGTTCTTATGAAGTTTTTGTTGAAGCAACAGGAAATCAAGAAACAGTAGATAATTCATCGACTCCTGACACCACTACCACTGGGGTAAATAGCACCAATACAGGAACAGAAAATCCTGAAACTAACCCTAATACTACTACCACTGGGGTGAATAATACCAATACAGGAACAGAAAACCCTGATACTAATCCTGACACTACTACCACTGGGGTAAATAATACCAATACAGGAACAGAAAATCCTGAAACTAACCCTGATACTACTACCACTGGAGTAAATGAAAGTACTGGGACAGAAACCAATTCTGAAACAACTACAAATATCCCTGATAACACCAATCCAGAAGTAGTGGGGAGTGAAACAACAGACTCATTGTTAAATGATCCTTTCTATCGTTTTCAAAACAGCGATCGCGCTGGTACTTATCTATATGTAGGAGCAGAAGAACGCACCGATATTCTTAATAATTATTCACCTCCTTTTATAGAAGAAGGATTCGCATTCAATGTGTCTTATCAACAACAAGATGGATTAATTCGCTTTAATCGCTTCCAAAGCATGGAAACCCCCGGTACTTACTTATTTGCCAGTGAAGAAGAAAGCGTTAGTATTCGTCAAAATCATTCAAACACATTTGATGAAGAAGGTGTTGCTTTCTATGCTTATGGTGCTGATGCTGGTATCGGACAAGATGTATTCCGTTATCAAAGTAAAGTTAACCCCGGTACTTACTTATTTGTTTTAGAAGCGGAGAAAAATACTATTGACTCTCAATATGCTTCTGATTTCACCTATGAAGGGGTTGCTTTTGAAGTTATTGTTTAAGGTTATTGTTAGGTGGGCATTGCCCACCATTAATTAGTCGGGAAATTCACATACTACAGGGGCGTGGTCACTGGGTTTTTCTAATTTCCTAGGATTAATATCTATATAACAATTACTAGCTTTTTCATAAAGACTACTGGTTAAGTAAATATGATCAATACGCCACCCTCTATTTTTACTGAAGCCACCATGACGATAATCCCACCAACTGTAATAATTTCCTTCTTGAGTAAACTTACGAAACGCATCTCTAAAGCCTAAATCCATA is a window from the Cyanobacterium sp. Dongsha4 genome containing:
- a CDS encoding choice-of-anchor Q domain-containing protein; protein product: MADETILLNVTTTLDQNDGSDFQGLSLRDAILIANADPDNHYTINLPAGTYNLTIKNVLLPTTDTSADAATLFQSRLATGDLDIIGNITIIGEDPENTIIDAEPLTQPLPPDDSTNPFPDDPPVITPTIGDRVFDVLSGARSGKTLQDGSPANGSLNLQNVTIKNGVISPDNIDALFAEGTTNGGALNIDLNAQATITNSVISSSTTIINPGAGGQGGGINNSGTLTLDKSIVRDNNSGDNAGGIYNTGIMTIRDSAIINNLADAAAPDIIEGGGGGILNEAGATLIMVNTTVSGNISASTDPNDPPSGPPSGPGDGGGGILSRGTTRIINSTIVNNAAQVGSGIYSETTTANTILYNTIVGNNNGSPDLDGFFDFRSGFNLVTNANGSILDAKNGNIVGGDTTQRLDLKIGPLQDNGGPTPTHALLPDSLAINAGDTEQVNILFYFPDDPPLDQRGSERISGGRIDIGSYEVFVEATGNQETVDNSSTPDTTTTGVNSTNTGTENPETNPNTTTTGVNNTNTGTENPDTNPDTTTTGVNNTNTGTENPETNPDTTTTGVNESTGTETNSETTTNIPDNTNPEVVGSETTDSLLNDPFYRFQNSDRAGTYLYVGAEERTDILNNYSPPFIEEGFAFNVSYQQQDGLIRFNRFQSMETPGTYLFASEEESVSIRQNHSNTFDEEGVAFYAYGADAGIGQDVFRYQSKVNPGTYLFVLEAEKNTIDSQYASDFTYEGVAFEVIV